The following are encoded in a window of Saccharothrix longispora genomic DNA:
- a CDS encoding ROK family transcriptional regulator — MPRGSRVRTAPTWPRLSSAERDVLLELLVHGARPRSELADRLQLSRPTLSRVTKALVTQGLLVEGATELRSITGRPSEMLHVHGPSHRFLGVKLTADRLFAAVTDLSATVVDSTEQPLLDHDPDVVITAIAEVSTRFPGLTALGVTLGGVVRAGRVVHAGFLEWTDVPLGARLAEATGVPTAVDNDVQALTAAEHWFGAGVGTTSMVVITIGAGVGTGLIVNGELVEGFRGVPPRFGHILVDPAGPHCGYGHRGCASSFLMTHVILRQLDGSPTYAEAVERVRSGDEQARTVFERSGYALGVLIGTAANVLDPQKILLTGEGLPLYELTAPKVHEGIADTYEDDPALIDLDVQPFDFGEWARSAAVLAIRKTITAGRPDGR; from the coding sequence GTGCCCAGGGGGAGTCGCGTCCGTACCGCACCGACCTGGCCGCGCCTGTCCTCGGCGGAACGCGACGTGCTGCTGGAACTGCTCGTCCACGGTGCCAGGCCGCGCAGCGAACTCGCCGACCGGTTGCAGCTGTCCCGGCCCACGTTGTCCCGCGTCACCAAGGCGCTGGTCACCCAGGGCCTGCTGGTGGAGGGCGCCACGGAGCTGCGCTCGATCACCGGCAGGCCGTCGGAGATGCTGCACGTGCACGGTCCGTCACACCGGTTCCTCGGTGTCAAGCTCACCGCCGACCGGTTGTTCGCCGCGGTCACCGACCTGAGCGCGACGGTGGTGGACTCGACCGAGCAGCCGTTGCTCGACCACGACCCCGACGTGGTGATCACCGCGATCGCCGAGGTCTCGACCCGGTTCCCCGGGCTCACCGCACTGGGTGTGACCCTCGGCGGCGTCGTACGCGCGGGTCGGGTCGTCCACGCGGGTTTCCTGGAGTGGACCGACGTGCCGCTCGGCGCGCGGCTGGCCGAGGCGACGGGCGTACCCACCGCCGTGGACAACGACGTGCAGGCGCTCACCGCCGCCGAGCACTGGTTCGGCGCCGGCGTCGGGACGACGTCCATGGTGGTCATCACCATCGGCGCGGGGGTGGGGACGGGACTGATCGTCAACGGCGAGCTGGTCGAGGGCTTCCGCGGCGTGCCGCCCCGGTTCGGCCACATCCTCGTCGACCCGGCCGGTCCGCACTGCGGCTACGGCCACCGCGGCTGCGCCTCCAGTTTCCTCATGACGCACGTGATCCTCCGCCAGCTCGACGGCTCTCCGACCTATGCCGAGGCAGTCGAACGGGTCCGCTCCGGCGACGAGCAGGCCAGGACCGTGTTCGAGCGCTCCGGTTACGCGCTCGGCGTGCTCATCGGCACCGCGGCGAACGTCCTGGACCCGCAGAAGATCCTGCTCACCGGTGAAGGACTGCCGCTCTACGAGCTGACCGCGCCGAAGGTGCACGAGGGCATCGCGGACACCTACGAGGACGATCCCGCGCTGATCGACCTGGACGTGCAGCCGTTCGACTTCGGTGAGTGGGCCCGGTCGGCGGCCGTCCTCGCCATCAGGAAGACGATCACCGCGGGTCGGCCTGACGGCAGGTGA